GTTCGACGAGCGCTGGCTGGCGAACCTGGCCACCGTCGTCATCGCCGGCGTCATGCAGGGCGGCGTCTACGCGATGTTCGCGGTGGGGCTCACGCTGATCTTCGGCGTGATGCGCATCATCAATGCCGCCCACGGCGAGATGGTGATGCTGGGCGCCTACCTCACGTGGGTCTGCTTCTTCTACCTGGGCGTGGACCCGCTCCTGTCCATCGTCCTCACGCTGCCCGTCGCGTTCCTGTTTGGGCTGGCGATGCAGAAGCTCCTGCTCGACGCAGTCGTCGGGCAGCCCGAGCTCACGGGGCTCCTGATCACCTTCGGGCTCGGGCTCGTGATGATCTACACCGTGGAGCTCGTCTTCACCACGGATTTCCGCACGATCCCCTACGCCCCGGGCACGGTCCAGCTCACCTCCACCATCGCCGTCGGCCAGAACCGGGTGATCAGCTTCGTGATGGCGCTGGTCATCACGGCCGCGGTCTACGTGTTCCTCCAGCAGAGCCGGCTGGGCAAGGCCGTCCGCGCCACCGCCGTGAACGCCGAGGTGGCGATGGTGTGCGGGATCAACGTGCGGCGGGTCTACCTGCTCACGACCGGCCTGGCCGTGGCGCTGGCCGCCGCGGGCGGGGCGCTCGTGTCCATCCAGTTCGGGTTCAACCCCGAGACCGGCGTCGTGTACACGCTGCAGGCCTTCGCCATCATCATCCTCGGCGGGCGCGGGAACTACGTGGGCGCGCTCATCGGCGGGCTCATGCTGGCGGTGCTCGAGAACCTCGTGTCCCTCATGGTTCCCAACGGCACCGCGATGGTCGAGCTGGCCTCCTACGGCCTGATGATCTTCGTCCTGCTGATCCGGCCGGCCGGGCTCATGGGCCTGCGGGAGGACTGAGCGGCGCGATGGGGCGGCACGAGCACGCGCGGAACCTGGCCCTCCTCGGCGCCCTCGGGCTCGCCCTCGGGTTCCTGCCCCCCATGCTCAGCGTGTACCTGCGCTCGTTCGCGCTCTTCACCATGATGTACGTTGTCCTCGCGCTCTCCTGGAATATCATCAGCGGCTTCACCGGCTACACGTCGTTCGGCCACGTGGCCTTCTACGGCATCGGCGCCTACGCCTGCGCCATCCTCGTGACCGACTACGGCTGGCCCTGGCTACCGACGCTCGCGGTGGGCGCGCTGGTGGCGGCGGTGGCCGCGGTGGCACTCGGCTATCCGGTGCTGCGCCTCAAGGGCCCCTACTTCGCCATCGCCATGCTCGGCGCGGCCGAGGGCACCCGCGTCGTCGCCACGGTGTGGGACGGTCTCACCCACGGCGGGCTCGGCATCAGCCTGCCGAGCGCCGAGACCTCGCTGCCGACGTACTATGCGATGCTCGCGCTGATGGTGGTCACCATCGCGGTCACCTACGCGATCGGGCACTCCCGGTTCGGCGTGCGCCTCAACGCGATCCGCGAGGACGAGGTGGCGGCCGAGGCGCTCGGCATCGACACCACACTCTACAAGCTCGCGGCCTTCACGCTCTCGGGCGTGTTCCCGGCTGTGGCGGGCGGCATCCAGGCCTACAAGGTCCTCTACATCGACCCGCCCTCGGTATTCTTCGTGCAGATCACGATCGCGATGGCGCTCATGTCGATGCTCGGCGGCAAGGGCACCGTCATCGGCCCGATCGTCGGCGCCGTGATCCTCTACACGGTGCAGGAGCTCACGTGGGTGAACTTCCCGACCGCCCACCTGATCGCGTATGGGCTCTTCATCGTCCTGGTCGCGCGCTTCATGCCGCGCGGCCTCGTGGGGTTTGCCATCGACCGCGGCTGGGCCAGGAAGGGGATGGTCCACTGACGGCGCCAGGCTCGGACGACGTCGTCCTCGAGGCGCGCGACCTCAGGAAGTCCTTCGGCGGCGTCCGCGCCGTGGACGGGTGCAGCTTCGCCGTGCCGCGGGGAAAAATCTCCGGGCTCATCGGCCCCAACGGGTCGGGCAAGACGACGACGTTCAACCTGCTCACGGGGCTCGCGTCGCCGGACGGCGGCGCCGTGTTCTACCGGGGGGAGAACCTCGTCGGGCTCAAGCCCCACCAGATCTTCCGCAAGGGCATCACGCGGACCTTCCAGATCACCCGCGTCTTCCGGGAGATGACGGTGCTCGAGAATATGCTCTCGGTGGTGGGGCCGGGCGTGCCCGATCGGGTCGCCCGCGCGCGGGCCGACGAGCTGATCGCCTTCGTCGGGCTCACGCACCTCCGCGCCGAGTACGGCGGGCGCCTCTCCTACGGCCAGCAGAAGCTCCTCGAGTTCGCCCGCGCGCTCATGACCGATCCCGACCTCATCCTGCTCGACGAGCCGGCGGCCGGTGTGAACCGCACGCTCCTCCAGCACCTGCTCGACCACATCCACCGGCTCGAGGCGCAGGGCAAGACCATCCTGATCGTCGAGCACGACATGAACGTCATCATGAACCACTGCGCGCAGATCTTCGTGCTGGACTACGGGGTGAAGATCGCCGAGGGGCCGCCCGCCGAGATCCGACGCGACGAGCGGGTCATCGAGGCCTACTTCGGCCGCCGGCGCGCCGCGCCCGCCCGCTGATGGCGCTGCTCGAGTTCCGCGACGTCGAGGCCGGCTACGGGTCGATCCAGATCCTGCACGGCGTCTCGCTCCACGTGAACGCGGGCGAGGTGGTGGCGGTGGTCGGCCCGAACGGCGCGGGCAAGTCGACCACCTTCAAGGTGATCATGGGGCTCATCACCTACCTCCGGGGCGAGATCGTGTTCGACGGGCGCAGCCTGATCGGCCGGCGCCCCGACCAGATCCTCGGCCTCGGGCTCGGCTACGTCCCGCAGGGGCGCGTGGTCTTCGGCCCGATGACCGTGCGCGAGAACCTCGAGATGGGGGCCTACCTCGAGCGGGACAAGGCGAAGCTCGCGACGTCCATGGACTACGTCTTCAGCCTCTTTCCCCGGCTCGGCGAGCGGCGCCGCCAGCTCGCCGGCTCGCTGAGCGGCGGCGAGCAGCAGATGCTCGCGATGGGGCGCGCCCTCATGATGCGCCCGAGGATGATGATGCTGGACGAGCCTTCGCTCGGGCTCTCCCCACGCTTCGTCGACGACGTGTTCGACACGATCGTGGGGCTGGCTCGGAACGGGCTCACGGTGATGCTGGTGGAGCAGAACGCGGCGCGTGCGCTCGAGATCTCCGATCGCGCCTACGTCCTGGAGCTCGGGCAGAACCGCTTCGAGGGCACGGGCCAGGAGCTCCTGGAGAATCCCGAGGTCAGGCGCATGTACCTCGGGGGCGTCACTTAGTCACGCGCGCGACGAAGGACTCCACCTGGGCGATCGGGATCGCCAGGTTGATGTTTTCGGCGTCCTTCCGGCGGGCGGTCACCACTCCCAGCACCTGGCCCTCCTTCGTCATCATCGGCCCGCCCGAGTTGCCGGGATTCACCGGTGCCTGGGTCTGGATGAAGCTCTGCCGCACGCCGCTGACGATCCCGGTCGTGAGCGTCCACAGGAGATTCAGGGGGTGTCCCACGACCAGCACCTCCTCGCCCGTGCGCACGCTGTTGAGGGGCGCGTGCTGGAGGCGCTCGACGCCCGCGGGGACGTTCCGGACCATCAGGACCGCGATGTCCTGACCGGCGTCGGACGCGACGATGGTGGCGCGGCGAACCGCGCCCCGGAACGCCCGACACCACGCGCTGGCGGTGTCGTGGCAGCCCTTCACGCGCGTGAGGTCGAACTCCTCCTTCGCGAGCTCGTCGTCGTAGAAGACCACGAGCACGAACGTGTCGTCGTTCAGGCGGATCGGATTCTCCACGACGTGATGATTCGTGACGAGCAGCGCGGACGTCCCCTGAATCCCGACGACGTACGAGCTCCCGGTGCCGTCCGCGGCGATCACGAACGGCACGGCCCGCGCCGCGCGCTGGTAGACGTCGGGCAGGCCGCGGGCCCGCGATGGGCGACGCGCCGCGCGGCGACCCGCGAGCGCGTCCGCGAGGCGGTTCATCTCCTGGGCGCTGATCTCTTCCTGAGCCGCCAGCGGACGCGGCCGCGGGATGGGAAGAACGATCAGAAGACCGATGACGACGAGCGACGCAGCGATTCGGCGCATGTCAGCCCCTCCGCGAAAGTGGATCACCCCTCCAGGCTACAGGATACGATCTTCTACGGTCCTCCGGACCCGGTCAGCCCATGGATGAACCGGTCGAGGACGACGTTGAAGAGCAGGGCCGCCGGCACGCCGACCAGTAGCCCGCCCGCCATCAGCGCGCCCCAGAAGTAGATGTCTCCGCGGATGAGCATGGTCGGTAGCCCCACCGTGACGACCTTCTGATCCACGGGAGACGAGAGCACCACCGCATAGAGGTACTCCTGCATCGACAGCGTGAAGGCGAAGATGGCCGTGGTCGCGATCCCGGGCGCGCTCAGCGGCACGATGACCCGCACCAGCCCGCCGATCAGGCCGCACCCGTCGATCCAGGCCGCCTCCTCGATCTCCGGCGGCACGGCGCGGAAGAAGCCGAGCATGAGCCACGCGCAGACCGGGATCGTGAGCGTCGGGTAGACGAGGACCAGAGCCCACCACGAGTCGAACAGCCCGAGCCTGGCCACCACGTATGCGAGCGGGATGAAGAGGACGATCGGCGGCACGAGGTCGGTCATGAAGATCGCGATGCCGGTGCCCCCGCTGCCGGGGAGGCGGAAGCGGGCGAGGGCATAGCCGGCCGGCACCGCCGTCACCAGGGTGATCGCGAC
The Candidatus Methylomirabilota bacterium DNA segment above includes these coding regions:
- a CDS encoding branched-chain amino acid ABC transporter permease, translating into MERSEVRRLYLLAAFLVCAYALPFVVGAWAGTVRFDERWLANLATVVIAGVMQGGVYAMFAVGLTLIFGVMRIINAAHGEMVMLGAYLTWVCFFYLGVDPLLSIVLTLPVAFLFGLAMQKLLLDAVVGQPELTGLLITFGLGLVMIYTVELVFTTDFRTIPYAPGTVQLTSTIAVGQNRVISFVMALVITAAVYVFLQQSRLGKAVRATAVNAEVAMVCGINVRRVYLLTTGLAVALAAAGGALVSIQFGFNPETGVVYTLQAFAIIILGGRGNYVGALIGGLMLAVLENLVSLMVPNGTAMVELASYGLMIFVLLIRPAGLMGLRED
- a CDS encoding branched-chain amino acid ABC transporter permease, producing MGRHEHARNLALLGALGLALGFLPPMLSVYLRSFALFTMMYVVLALSWNIISGFTGYTSFGHVAFYGIGAYACAILVTDYGWPWLPTLAVGALVAAVAAVALGYPVLRLKGPYFAIAMLGAAEGTRVVATVWDGLTHGGLGISLPSAETSLPTYYAMLALMVVTIAVTYAIGHSRFGVRLNAIREDEVAAEALGIDTTLYKLAAFTLSGVFPAVAGGIQAYKVLYIDPPSVFFVQITIAMALMSMLGGKGTVIGPIVGAVILYTVQELTWVNFPTAHLIAYGLFIVLVARFMPRGLVGFAIDRGWARKGMVH
- a CDS encoding ABC transporter ATP-binding protein, yielding MDGCSFAVPRGKISGLIGPNGSGKTTTFNLLTGLASPDGGAVFYRGENLVGLKPHQIFRKGITRTFQITRVFREMTVLENMLSVVGPGVPDRVARARADELIAFVGLTHLRAEYGGRLSYGQQKLLEFARALMTDPDLILLDEPAAGVNRTLLQHLLDHIHRLEAQGKTILIVEHDMNVIMNHCAQIFVLDYGVKIAEGPPAEIRRDERVIEAYFGRRRAAPAR
- a CDS encoding ABC transporter ATP-binding protein, yielding MALLEFRDVEAGYGSIQILHGVSLHVNAGEVVAVVGPNGAGKSTTFKVIMGLITYLRGEIVFDGRSLIGRRPDQILGLGLGYVPQGRVVFGPMTVRENLEMGAYLERDKAKLATSMDYVFSLFPRLGERRRQLAGSLSGGEQQMLAMGRALMMRPRMMMLDEPSLGLSPRFVDDVFDTIVGLARNGLTVMLVEQNAARALEISDRAYVLELGQNRFEGTGQELLENPEVRRMYLGGVT
- a CDS encoding trypsin-like peptidase domain-containing protein; translated protein: MRRIAASLVVIGLLIVLPIPRPRPLAAQEEISAQEMNRLADALAGRRAARRPSRARGLPDVYQRAARAVPFVIAADGTGSSYVVGIQGTSALLVTNHHVVENPIRLNDDTFVLVVFYDDELAKEEFDLTRVKGCHDTASAWCRAFRGAVRRATIVASDAGQDIAVLMVRNVPAGVERLQHAPLNSVRTGEEVLVVGHPLNLLWTLTTGIVSGVRQSFIQTQAPVNPGNSGGPMMTKEGQVLGVVTARRKDAENINLAIPIAQVESFVARVTK
- a CDS encoding carbohydrate ABC transporter permease, translated to MLNSRRRALPVVRRVLIYAGLAPFLFIALFPVLWMVITAFKDERDLYSMRSIPFWFYEPPTLKHFHLLFTQTWFGTWVVNTALVSICVVAITLVTAVPAGYALARFRLPGSGGTGIAIFMTDLVPPIVLFIPLAYVVARLGLFDSWWALVLVYPTLTIPVCAWLMLGFFRAVPPEIEEAAWIDGCGLIGGLVRVIVPLSAPGIATTAIFAFTLSMQEYLYAVVLSSPVDQKVVTVGLPTMLIRGDIYFWGALMAGGLLVGVPAALLFNVVLDRFIHGLTGSGGP